Proteins encoded by one window of Ramlibacter tataouinensis:
- a CDS encoding response regulator transcription factor, which yields MQPAPDATVFIVDDDESVREALAWLLRTRQLPSERFATAEEFEGMLARGYLPTEPCCLLLDVRMPGMSGLALFDRIAERGLVDLMPVIFLTGHADVPTAVDMVKRGAFDFCEKPFSDNALVDRVEQALQRSAQVLAQRRERSRLTARLAELTERERDVMHLVARGLPNKLIADQLAISVRTVEVHRSRVFDKMEVKSAVELANLLRDRE from the coding sequence ATGCAGCCCGCTCCCGATGCCACCGTTTTCATCGTCGACGACGACGAGAGCGTGCGCGAGGCCCTGGCCTGGCTGCTGCGCACCCGCCAGTTGCCGAGCGAACGCTTCGCGACCGCCGAGGAGTTCGAGGGCATGCTGGCGCGCGGCTACCTGCCCACCGAGCCGTGCTGCCTGCTGCTGGACGTGCGCATGCCGGGCATGAGCGGGCTGGCGCTGTTCGACCGCATCGCCGAGCGCGGGCTGGTCGACCTGATGCCGGTGATCTTCCTGACCGGCCATGCCGACGTGCCGACCGCCGTCGACATGGTCAAGCGCGGCGCCTTCGATTTCTGCGAGAAGCCGTTCTCCGACAACGCGCTGGTCGACCGCGTCGAGCAGGCGCTGCAGCGCTCGGCCCAGGTGCTGGCGCAGCGCCGCGAGCGCAGCCGGCTGACCGCGCGGCTGGCCGAGCTGACCGAGCGCGAGCGCGACGTCATGCACCTGGTGGCGCGCGGCCTGCCCAACAAGCTGATCGCCGACCAGCTGGCGATCAGCGTGCGCACGGTGGAAGTGCACCGCTCGCGCGTGTTCGACAAGATGGAGGTGAAGTCGGCGGTGGAGCTGGCCAACCTGCTGCGCGACCGCGAATGA
- a CDS encoding two-component system sensor histidine kinase NtrB, whose amino-acid sequence MSETAGAGNAPPQPRAAGLPRWGLWVLLVALVAILLSTLVWLAGRYEASQLQSRLERDAAEAVSDLRSGLTRNVQSLQALQAGPPSPQRWIADAQLLLHERRELLRIEWRNELLQVQAFAETPYRRVPAFVRTGRDDAQVHVVLACANAERVSGPGYGISYFLPQPDGQGLEVMELCLPQVSGGEPTGFVIATYALGQMLSSLVGPQLTRGQDVSFTEADGTRLAMHGGLRRGTRMFTAQQLLDLPGNPLVLRMDDWRAEPDLFPNVLTALVTTMSIALLSVLFLLGKDMRRRLQAEHDLAEALAFRKAMEDSLVTGLRARDLAGRITYVNPAFCAMVGFSAEELLGHGTPAPYWPPERAGEYQQRQEVRLAGRHVPPREGFESVFMRKDGSRFPVLIIEAPLINAQGVQTGWMSAFLDISEQRRVEELSRASQERLQATARLATVGEMASLLSHELNQPLAAISSYATGSLNLLSSGGGGAPAPADLQLALRRIAEQAERAGKVIKSVHDFIRRREQAREPVAPRALIDAVMPLVTLQARKLGVRVETRIEPGLPPVLCDRTMVEQVLLNLARNAMQAMDEAGVARPSLLLQVRWAKAGDGAAQGWLAFSVADQGPGIPAPVRERLFTPFFTTKAEGMGLGLSMCRTVIEQHGGSLAYESNRPRGTIFRFTLPTAAAEPAAPSGSRAATTA is encoded by the coding sequence ATGAGCGAGACCGCGGGCGCCGGCAACGCGCCGCCGCAGCCCCGGGCCGCCGGCCTGCCGCGCTGGGGGCTGTGGGTGCTGCTGGTCGCGCTGGTGGCGATCCTGCTGAGCACCCTGGTCTGGCTGGCCGGCCGCTACGAGGCCAGCCAGCTGCAGTCGCGGCTGGAGCGCGACGCCGCCGAGGCGGTCAGCGACCTGCGCTCGGGCCTGACCCGCAACGTGCAGTCGCTGCAGGCGCTGCAGGCCGGCCCCCCGAGCCCGCAGCGCTGGATCGCAGACGCGCAGCTGCTGCTGCACGAGCGGCGCGAGCTGCTGCGCATCGAGTGGCGCAACGAGCTGCTGCAGGTGCAGGCCTTCGCCGAAACCCCTTACCGGCGCGTGCCGGCGTTCGTCCGCACCGGCCGCGACGATGCGCAGGTTCACGTGGTGCTGGCCTGCGCCAATGCGGAACGCGTCAGCGGCCCCGGCTACGGCATCAGCTATTTCCTGCCGCAGCCCGACGGGCAGGGGCTGGAGGTGATGGAGCTGTGCCTGCCCCAGGTCAGCGGCGGCGAGCCGACCGGCTTCGTGATCGCCACCTATGCGCTCGGGCAGATGCTGTCCTCGCTGGTGGGCCCGCAGCTCACGCGGGGCCAGGACGTGTCGTTCACCGAGGCCGACGGCACCCGGCTGGCCATGCACGGCGGCCTGAGGCGCGGCACCCGGATGTTCACCGCCCAGCAGCTGCTCGACCTGCCGGGCAATCCGCTGGTGCTGCGCATGGACGACTGGCGCGCCGAGCCGGACCTGTTCCCGAACGTGCTGACGGCGCTGGTGACGACGATGTCGATCGCGCTGCTGTCGGTGCTGTTCCTGCTGGGCAAGGACATGCGCCGGCGCCTGCAGGCGGAGCACGACCTGGCCGAGGCGCTGGCGTTCCGCAAGGCGATGGAGGATTCGCTGGTCACCGGGCTGCGCGCGCGCGACCTGGCCGGGCGCATCACCTACGTCAATCCGGCGTTCTGCGCCATGGTCGGCTTCTCGGCCGAGGAGCTGCTCGGCCACGGCACGCCGGCGCCCTACTGGCCGCCGGAGCGGGCCGGCGAGTACCAGCAGCGCCAGGAGGTGCGGCTGGCCGGCCGCCACGTGCCGCCGCGCGAGGGTTTCGAGTCGGTGTTCATGCGCAAGGACGGCTCGCGCTTCCCGGTGCTGATCATCGAGGCGCCGCTGATCAACGCGCAAGGCGTGCAGACCGGCTGGATGAGCGCCTTCCTCGACATCAGCGAGCAGCGCCGGGTCGAGGAGCTCTCGCGCGCCAGCCAGGAGCGGCTGCAGGCCACCGCCCGGCTGGCCACCGTGGGCGAGATGGCGTCGCTGCTGTCGCACGAGCTGAACCAGCCGCTGGCGGCGATCTCCAGCTATGCCACCGGCTCGCTCAACCTGCTGTCCTCGGGCGGCGGCGGCGCGCCGGCGCCGGCCGACCTGCAGCTGGCGCTGCGCCGCATCGCCGAGCAGGCCGAGCGCGCCGGCAAGGTGATCAAGAGCGTGCACGATTTCATCCGCCGGCGCGAGCAGGCGCGCGAGCCGGTGGCCCCGCGCGCCCTGATCGACGCCGTGATGCCGCTGGTGACGCTGCAGGCGCGCAAGCTCGGGGTGCGGGTGGAAACGCGGATCGAACCCGGACTGCCGCCGGTGCTGTGCGACCGCACGATGGTCGAACAGGTGCTGCTGAACCTGGCGCGCAACGCCATGCAGGCGATGGACGAGGCCGGCGTGGCCCGCCCCTCGCTGCTGCTGCAGGTGCGCTGGGCCAAGGCGGGCGATGGCGCCGCCCAGGGCTGGCTGGCGTTCTCGGTGGCCGACCAGGGGCCCGGCATTCCGGCGCCGGTGCGCGAGCGCCTGTTCACGCCCTTCTTCACCACCAAGGCCGAAGGCATGGGCCTGGGCCTGTCGATGTGCCGCACGGTGATCGAGCAGCACGGGGGCTCGCTCGCCTACGAGTCCAACCGGCCGCGCGGTACCATTTTCCGCTTCACCTTGCCGACCGCCGCCGCCGAGCCCGCCGCCCCCAGCGGCAGCCGCGCCGCCACCACCGCCTGA